The following DNA comes from Nicotiana sylvestris chromosome 10, ASM39365v2, whole genome shotgun sequence.
TAGCTACATACATTGAAGGATGGTCAACTAAATATCCTTCATTGAAAAAAAAGTTAATATTAAAACTTATATTGTGTGTATAGGTCAAAAATTGTTTGTTGCAAGTGTATATTAAATTTTGAACACCCTTCGTGAAATTCCTGGTTTCGCCACTGCACACATGCACACAGTAACATCATTCATCAGCTATAATCTGGTGTCATATCATACTGTCATTCCCATAAACCCTTAACTTTATTAGTGTGCTTGAAATCATAAGTCATTACTAGACTTCTATCCATTCTCCTCAACACAAACCTCTCAATCAACACATAGCAACTGAATCTTCTCCATCCACTACTATTTTCTCTGTACTGCTCAACTTGTTTAATCCCCCCTTGTTTTTGCCATCCACCTCTTTCTTGTTCCCACTTCATTCTTTCAACTATTTCTTCTCTCAATCCCACACTTGTTACTTCTTTTCCATCTTTATCATAGCTTCTAAACCATATTACTCGTTCGACGACATTTTTATCATCCCATGTTGCTTTAGTTCCAGCAATTAGGACAACTTCAGTGTCAAGTGCAACATCAACAAGTACTGAATTCCCTTCATTAATGTAATCATTTTGACAAGTGAAAAACTGCTCCCATTTCTGCTCAAGTGTCATTTCATAGAACATTGATCTCTTCATCTGTTCTTTAAGTAATACTATTCCATCTTTAATAAACATGAAAGGACAATACCATTTCCCTATAACAACAACTTCTGAACTTTTACAAGATGGTGCGAAATTCAACTCTGGAAGTTGCTGCCTCAACTCAGCATTGAGGCCTAATGCATCATCATTTAATTCATAATTTTTAGGAGTTTTAGCACAAAGATGCCATCCTTTTCTCCTTAGAAAGTGCGGTGGGAAACCATCTGGTGCAAGAGACTTAGCGAAAAAGTTTCCTTTGGCACTGCAACCTGTATCATATGGACAAATCTGAAACTGCTGATATACCTCATCTGGATCTAATGGCTTCGGTTTAACGTCTCGTACACATCTGCAGAAACAGCATGTTTGCTTTTCTTCCTCCTTTGAACAAGTAAATGCTTGTCTGCGAAAAGGCGATTCAGAAATTGTAAGATGAaggaaaatattatatatatggaAGTATTAGTTAGAAGAACTCATAATAACGGAATAAgatgcagcagcaacaacaacaacaaacgcAATAAATTCCCACAAATGGGGTCTGGAGAAGGTATTGTGTATACAACTACCCTGCGAGCGCAGAGATGCCGTTTTCtatagaccctcggctaaagaaaaaCAGAATAGGATGcaacaacaaaaaatagaagatggagatttgaatgttAAAAACTGGTTCAATGCACCGTACAAGAGGCGCTGTCCTCGGAGTACATTTCCATCGGGAGTACTCTGGTTGAAATAGCAAAATGACATCTTACTAACAAGATGCAGCAAATCACTCACGAATCTTGTAATGTA
Coding sequences within:
- the LOC104216479 gene encoding uncharacterized protein, which produces MYVTRPLCYYQKNPDALSLSPEGPNSGYLVIQDEDSETYCCFGLCKSYDVRDLPFPQNKKLTVRYQRTDAMNSRTRSDDQNMRIQRDDVMFIPVLNKPLSSNHYYAIKPHGKHKGQAFTCSKEEEKQTCCFCRCVRDVKPKPLDPDEVYQQFQICPYDTGCSAKGNFFAKSLAPDGFPPHFLRRKGWHLCAKTPKNYELNDDALGLNAELRQQLPELNFAPSCKSSEVVVIGKWYCPFMFIKDGIVLLKEQMKRSMFYEMTLEQKWEQFFTCQNDYINEGNSVLVDVALDTEVVLIAGTKATWDDKNVVERVIWFRSYDKDGKEVTSVGLREEIVERMKWEQERGGWQKQGGIKQVEQYRENSSGWRRFSCYVLIERFVLRRMDRSLVMTYDFKHTNKVKGLWE